In the genome of Populus nigra chromosome 19, ddPopNigr1.1, whole genome shotgun sequence, the window AGAACAAATTAAGAACACTCAGTTTCACatatatttccaagaaaaagaatcaagaaaaacaaatgcatgTACAGTTACTttcaagaaagagaaagaaaattacCTAGAAAATGAGGAAGAAGGGTGGAGTCCGACCCATTACAAGGAAGCAAAGAAAGATTTCTGCGAAGGAGAGGGTAAAAGAGACTGTTCTTTCCACAGTCAACAGAAGAATCACCCATTAAGTACAATGCAGATACATGTGATCCATTTTCCATTACAGAGGGTGTATTTGGCAAGAATTGTCCATGCACTAGACCGATCGAGCTCATTAAGATAGCAAGAAGAAGATATAGAAACACCATTGCTGCTCTTCTTCTTGATGATGTTGTTCTGATCTCCAGCCTTTTAGCCACGAAACTCTGCCTTTCTTTGGTTTCTTATTTGTTTCTTGATGCTGTTTTGGGGGTGTTTCTTGGATAGAATAGCGTTTCTTTTGTAGATAACGCGGGAGGTATTGGATTCTTTACAGGGTTGAACTAGAAATGTGGTTAAGGGTTGATTTTGGTGCTTGCTCTGAATTAGAAAAGTGGTAGATTTATTGTAAGGCAAATTGACGCCCACCAACTGAACTTTGTAGGTCTGTAGCAGATTCAAATGTTTATACCCCATTTGTATTCGTTTCAAGTGTTTTCCAATATAGTTGCCAACCCCTCCAGGCCTGACTCGGAAAAGCTTCCGGACTACTGAGTTGTCGGTCAACTCATGAGTTACAAGTTTAAACCTGATTAATCGTttcttatcaaaataatatcatttttttcttaaaaaaattattttaaggccTGACCAAATTTGACCGAATTATAGTTCATGCTGTGCAAGTCCATTGAGTTTGACTGAGTAAATATCTttcttaaatcaaattgaagttcgACTCTGTATCAAGAGCTTTTCaaaccagggtaaaaaatgagagaaatttcttcattttattttattttatttttatgatgagcATTTGTAGGAAATTCGTGTAGTTTGAACTCGAAACcgcattaaataataaaaaattaagttaagcTGCAGCTCTTCAACAAGACATAGTTAAAACAGGCTCTGACGAGCTTGGCTGGTCTCCGTGGTGGCAAGGAAGGAGGTTATCTTGTAAACTGTAGAAGATAAAAGGTGAGATTTGAACCATGATTTTACGAGATTTTAATCTCATCCCTCAACAGCCAATGAAGCAAAATTCTCCAAATGgtatgatttttgtttctttagcAGAAGAAATCCACCTGTTTGCATGCTAACCCAGAAAACCATTGTCTCCGAGATGCCAAAACCTCTTGGCTATACCTAGATtaataaattgttgaaaaaaatgcCATTAAGATCTCTGAGACTAGTTAACCgcataaagaaaataacatggCAAGAGAGTTTCTCAGACAACTGTTGTACTAAATGTCTTCCACAAACAAAATTCAGCATCTGGAAGAAGAAAGAATCCCTTTCAGCCTTCAGGAGTGGTAAGAAGGTGGAAAGAAAGAACTTTTGGGACCAAAAGACTTTACTTTCCCCTGTTCTGACAACAGTTGTTGGAATGACTTGCAGAAAATCAGGGGAAAATTGTAACTCTACCATCAATTAATCCCACTCCCTTCCATAACCTATTACTCAAAAAGTGAGTCACAGTATCAAACTCGGATATGGCAAAAAGCATGCGAATAGTAACTCATCAGCCATCAGGCATACACATAATTCAACTCACCAAAATTCTAGGATGACTGCGGAAACAAGAAAATGAACATGTGTATTTCTGTTGCCaaacatttatttctttatgaaATCATACATCTTCAGGATTATGCGTAAACTTACAGGATCTCAAGAAATGTTTGAGAGAGGCATTGGGGAAGAGAATAACAAATGCAAATACAACAAGAGATTAAAACTGGCACGAGGAAACACataaaaactactgtaaaatgAAGTTGCCTTTAAAATGCAAGTACCATAGCCAATGCAAGTCTAACTACAGTTAGTAGCAATACACTCAGAAAATAATCGTGTAATTGTGTTCGTAAATACCCAAAGAATAATCAGGTCATACTGCCTGGACTGGAAAACACAGTAATTATATGTTGCTATGCTTTCAGCTTGCCACTCATCCCATGTTTATTGCGCCAGACACCACTCTTGTCTACATGCATTGGGTTCTTCTTGGCTGCAACAGAGCATTGATCAGTCCTACCACCCTTACTGCTCATCTCTATTTGAAGTCTACGACGCCTCATCCTGTTCTCCAACCGTATTCCTCTCATGGCACGAGCCGTCCGCTCCCTTTCCAACGCCTTTGAGAAGTTCCAGATCCTAACAACACCTTCCTCTCCTCCACATACAATACGGTCAGCACCAACATCTACTGAAAACAAATTGGGCCCAAACCCATGTAACATCCTCTGAGGTGGTTCAACATTGGTAACCCTTGAAACATTCTTTCGTAGAGAATGTCTGTTGGTCCTTAGTAGTTTTCTCACATCAACTAGTGACAGCCTCCCATCACTAGAAGCTGAAACAAGCCATGGAAACTCAAATGCAAGGGAATAAACAGGCCCTGAGTGAGGCATCCAAGTTGCAACCTTAAAAACATTAGCCTCAGGTTTAGGACCAGTGATCTCAAACATGTGCATAGCCCCATCTTCTCCTCCTGTAAAAATGAAATCCCCTGTATGGCTTCGAGCCAAAGAATAAGTGTTGCCTACATGAGCACTATGAATAACAGTTAGCAGAGTCCCACTATTAGTGTCCCAAACATACACGTCTGAACCTGATGTGCTAGCAACTGTAGTATCATGCGGAACAAGGCTCCACACCCAGTCACCATGCCTCAAGATCTTTATGCATTCAAGTGAGGAACGATCCCATATACGAGCAGTCATGTCCCATGACCCACTATAAATCCTTGTGGGGTCCAAGGCAAGAGAGGTTATAGGTCCCTCATGCTCCCAAATTCTAAATTCAGTGTTTGGCACCTCAGAACCTTTAAGGTCAAACAAGTGCTTGAGACCCTCAACTGCCCTCCAGCCTTGAATAAAACCATCAGTACCACCAGCAACCAACAGCTTCGTGTCCGCTGCAACTGCTCGTATAGTGCAACCAAGAGGCCGTGATGATGCAATATACAGCCCGTCTTCCATGTCCCACATTCGCACAATCATATCATACCCAGAGGTAAAAATGAGCTTGGCAGAAGCCAATAGAGAAACTGTTCTAACTGCTTCAGTATGCCCATGCAAAGTATCAATGCTATAACGACTCAAAAAAATCTTACTCCTGTACTCCCTCTCCACAAACAGTTCCTTCCATGACTTCTCAATTGAAACCCCTGCACCCAATGGTGCAGGAACTATAGGGAGTCCCCATCTCTCACCATATACCTCCTTCCAAACACTATTCTCGGTTGCAAGACTATTAAGTACTCTCGATACACATGAAACTATACCAAGCTCTTGAGGATCAAGGCAACTAAGAATCTCAGAAATCAATGCCGGAGGAAGGTCGGTAATTGACCGGCGACAATTGAGCAAAACATCATTACAAGAAAGCTGTTTTGAACTCAAACTGCTTAAAATCCCCTTCTTAGGGTAACAGTCTAAAGGAGACTTTGAAATTTCAAGATGTTCCGTATTGGAATAACTTTTTTCAACACAAATGGCAAGGCTTTTCGACACCTCAGTGCTCTTTTGGCATTCCAATGCCATAAAATGGATAGCTAACCTAAGCAAAAACACAAGAGAGCTAAAACACCTAAAGCCCTTAATTCCAAGACCTTAAGTAACCAAAACCCAGATAGAATTTCAACCCAAAACTTACACTTTGACAAGAATTCAAGGACAACCCAACAAAAAACCTGAAACGAAACCCTAAAAGTCAAATCCCAAATTCAGTAACAAATAGACGAATTTAAAGCAGAAGAATGACAGCCCACATTTAAAAATGATCAGAGTTTGATGAATGTAAAGCAAATAATCGAAGAAGGTCAGATTATGTGATCCTCAAAGAACTCAAAAActaaaacttaataaataaagatgaagtTTTTAATGGTACCTATTGAAGGAGAGATTAAATACAAGATCTTTGAAGCAGATACTGTAAATAGTTTTGTTGGGTTAGAGAATTTCTTGTCAAATATGATCAGATCATAATCTACAAGAGGAGAAGAGTGAGCTGTTTTGAGGTTTTTTCATGGTGAGATtggagccttttttttttctatttatcatCGTTCCGTGGCTTAAGGATCTTGACGGTGGAGATTAAAGGATTAAGTGTCATAGGGTTGTAAGAACCGCATGATGTATGATGCTGTCGGCAAAAAGATATGGCATGTTAAGTTGTCAACGAGCCCAATACTCCCATGCAAGTTTTGGGCCAAGTTTGTCCATTGTGTTTCATTTTTGAAGAGAGGA includes:
- the LOC133680240 gene encoding F-box/WD-40 repeat-containing protein At5g21040, giving the protein MALECQKSTEVSKSLAICVEKSYSNTEHLEISKSPLDCYPKKGILSSLSSKQLSCNDVLLNCRRSITDLPPALISEILSCLDPQELGIVSCVSRVLNSLATENSVWKEVYGERWGLPIVPAPLGAGVSIEKSWKELFVEREYRSKIFLSRYSIDTLHGHTEAVRTVSLLASAKLIFTSGYDMIVRMWDMEDGLYIASSRPLGCTIRAVAADTKLLVAGGTDGFIQGWRAVEGLKHLFDLKGSEVPNTEFRIWEHEGPITSLALDPTRIYSGSWDMTARIWDRSSLECIKILRHGDWVWSLVPHDTTVASTSGSDVYVWDTNSGTLLTVIHSAHVGNTYSLARSHTGDFIFTGGEDGAMHMFEITGPKPEANVFKVATWMPHSGPVYSLAFEFPWLVSASSDGRLSLVDVRKLLRTNRHSLRKNVSRVTNVEPPQRMLHGFGPNLFSVDVGADRIVCGGEEGVVRIWNFSKALERERTARAMRGIRLENRMRRRRLQIEMSSKGGRTDQCSVAAKKNPMHVDKSGVWRNKHGMSGKLKA